In Kitasatospora sp. NA04385, a single genomic region encodes these proteins:
- a CDS encoding DUF397 domain-containing protein, which translates to MREAYNGMAATDLDGVVWQKSRHSNSKGNCVEFAALPNGDVAMRNSRFPEGPALVYTRAEITAMLLGVKDGEFDHLGGTP; encoded by the coding sequence ATGCGTGAGGCGTACAACGGCATGGCGGCGACCGACCTGGACGGGGTGGTCTGGCAGAAGAGCCGTCACAGCAACTCGAAGGGCAACTGCGTGGAATTCGCCGCGCTGCCGAACGGCGACGTGGCGATGCGCAACTCGCGCTTCCCGGAGGGCCCGGCGCTGGTCTACACCCGCGCGGAGATCACCGCGATGCTGCTCGGCGTGAAGGACGGGGAGTTCGACCACCTGGGAGGCACGCCCTGA
- a CDS encoding sirohydrochlorin chelatase: MSTAAIPGAPLPVRTPGSRARGRHRRPERPEIMSGSPALVLAVPAVAGPESRPVVEELLSVVRTEQSGIEVTAAYLGGEDAPTVAGLLAAAAEAGLPAPVIVPLVPGAHDFLPELHKLAAETGAQVLDPLGPHPLLAEAVHVRLSEAGLARADRARLFAIATAADGVVLTTVGGEEAAASAGITGVLLASRLAVPVVPAALDVPGSVAAAVAHLRATGSERPALAPLVIGPEADPELLATAAEETGCASAAPIGAYPTVGQLIASAYLAALPEPTQEQLEAAEAAAEQQRTSPGAHAAR; the protein is encoded by the coding sequence ATGAGCACAGCAGCCATCCCGGGCGCGCCACTGCCCGTCCGTACGCCAGGCTCCCGTGCGCGGGGGCGCCACCGCCGTCCCGAGCGCCCCGAGATCATGTCCGGTTCGCCCGCCCTGGTGCTGGCGGTTCCGGCCGTCGCCGGGCCGGAGAGCCGCCCGGTCGTCGAGGAGCTGCTCTCCGTCGTCCGCACCGAGCAGTCGGGCATCGAGGTGACGGCGGCCTACCTCGGCGGTGAGGACGCGCCGACGGTGGCCGGCCTGCTGGCGGCCGCCGCCGAGGCGGGCCTGCCCGCGCCGGTGATCGTGCCGCTGGTCCCCGGAGCGCACGACTTCCTGCCCGAACTGCACAAGCTGGCCGCCGAGACCGGCGCCCAGGTGCTGGACCCGCTGGGCCCGCACCCGCTGCTGGCCGAGGCCGTGCACGTGCGGCTGTCCGAGGCCGGGCTGGCCCGCGCCGACCGGGCCCGGCTGTTCGCCATCGCCACCGCCGCCGACGGCGTGGTGCTGACCACGGTCGGCGGCGAGGAGGCGGCCGCCTCGGCGGGCATCACCGGCGTCCTGCTGGCCTCCCGGCTGGCGGTGCCCGTGGTCCCGGCCGCGCTGGACGTGCCGGGCTCGGTCGCCGCGGCCGTCGCGCACCTGCGCGCCACCGGCTCCGAGCGCCCCGCGCTGGCCCCGCTGGTGATCGGCCCGGAGGCCGACCCCGAGCTGCTGGCCACCGCCGCCGAGGAGACCGGCTGCGCCAGCGCCGCCCCGATCGGCGCGTACCCGACGGTGGGCCAGCTGATCGCCTCCGCCTACCTGGCGGCGCTCCCCGAGCCCACCCAGGAGCAGCTGGAGGCCGCCGAGGCGGCCGCCGAGCAGCAGCGCACCTCTCCGGGGGCGCACGCGGCGCGCTGA